A genomic region of Bacteroidia bacterium contains the following coding sequences:
- a CDS encoding DUF1801 domain-containing protein has product MQSKAISPKQYIEELPDDRKGPIMRLRNAILENLPEGFTEEMSYGMLGYVVPHSMYRAGYHCDPSLPLPFMSIASQKNFVALYHMGIYAQPALLQWFQQEYPKHSKTRLDMGKSCIRFKQPDQIPFSLVAELAGKMSAEEWIALYERNVKR; this is encoded by the coding sequence ATGCAGTCCAAAGCGATTTCACCAAAACAATATATTGAAGAATTGCCTGATGACCGGAAAGGACCGATAATGAGGCTCCGGAATGCGATCCTGGAAAACTTGCCGGAAGGATTTACAGAGGAAATGAGCTACGGAATGTTAGGATATGTAGTGCCACATTCGATGTACCGGGCAGGCTATCATTGTGATCCCAGCCTTCCGCTGCCTTTTATGAGCATTGCTTCTCAGAAAAACTTTGTGGCACTTTATCACATGGGAATATACGCTCAACCTGCGCTGCTCCAGTGGTTTCAGCAGGAATATCCAAAGCATTCCAAGACTAGGCTGGACATGGGAAAAAGCTGCATTCGCTTCAAGCAGCCGGACCAGATACCCTTCAGTTTGGTGGCGGAACTTGCCGGAAAAATGAGCGCTGAAGAATGGATCGCCCTCTATGAAAGAAATGTGAAGCGATAA
- a CDS encoding VIT1/CCC1 transporter family protein codes for MNNLPHFKSTGNPGRYTPHKYQLYIGEFVYGGIDGSITTFAVVAGAAGAGLHSSVVIILGLANLIADGFSMSVGSYLSGKSKLQNYQRHKESEYWEVENIPQEGEEEVRKIFRDKGFSGDLLEKAVAKVISDKDVWVNMMMKEELEMIPDPLSPLRKGLTTFFSFMAIGAIPLLIYLLDYIRPVNSDLFIISAVLTGFTFLLIGWLKTYVTQTSAIRGMAETFFLGFSAAALAYWVGDLLESII; via the coding sequence GCCCCATAAATATCAGTTGTACATAGGCGAATTTGTGTATGGAGGAATTGATGGCAGTATTACCACCTTTGCAGTTGTTGCAGGTGCAGCCGGTGCCGGTTTGCATTCCAGCGTAGTCATTATTCTCGGTCTTGCAAATCTTATTGCTGACGGCTTTTCCATGTCCGTAGGCAGCTATTTATCCGGAAAATCTAAACTGCAGAACTACCAGCGGCACAAGGAGTCAGAATATTGGGAAGTGGAGAATATCCCGCAGGAAGGAGAGGAGGAAGTAAGGAAAATATTCCGCGACAAAGGATTCAGTGGTGATTTGCTGGAAAAAGCCGTGGCCAAAGTAATTTCAGACAAAGATGTATGGGTAAATATGATGATGAAGGAAGAACTGGAAATGATCCCGGATCCTCTGTCACCGCTGAGAAAAGGCCTCACTACGTTCTTTTCATTTATGGCAATTGGGGCCATTCCGCTGCTCATTTACCTGTTGGATTATATCAGGCCGGTAAATTCCGATCTTTTCATTATTTCGGCTGTGCTTACGGGATTCACTTTTTTGCTCATCGGCTGGTTGAAAACATACGTTACGCAAACCAGCGCTATCAGGGGTATGGCGGAAACCTTCTTCCTGGGTTTTTCTGCTGCAGCTTTGGCTTATTGGGTGGGAGATCTCCTCGAAAGCATTATTTAA
- a CDS encoding group III truncated hemoglobin, with translation MKKNIETREDIELLINSFYKKVRQDECIGFIFNDIAKVDWDHHLPIMYSFWESVLLDKYTYKGNAMEPHIRLSKKVKLLPEHFSRWLKLFYTSVDEHFTGPGADAAKERAANIASLMQLKVQQ, from the coding sequence ATGAAAAAGAATATTGAGACCCGGGAAGACATTGAGCTGTTGATCAACAGTTTCTATAAAAAAGTGCGACAAGATGAATGTATTGGGTTTATTTTTAATGACATTGCCAAAGTTGACTGGGACCATCATCTTCCCATAATGTACAGCTTCTGGGAAAGCGTGTTGCTGGATAAATATACCTACAAGGGCAACGCAATGGAGCCGCATATCAGGCTCTCTAAAAAAGTAAAGTTGCTTCCTGAACATTTTTCCAGGTGGCTAAAATTGTTTTATACCTCGGTGGATGAGCACTTTACCGGACCCGGGGCTGACGCTGCAAAGGAAAGGGCGGCAAATATTGCATCGCTGATGCAGTTGAAGGTGCAGCAATAA